In Clostridium sp. DL-VIII, the following proteins share a genomic window:
- a CDS encoding YifB family Mg chelatase-like AAA ATPase has product MAVKIISATHNQLEGFLINVEVDISKGLPIFNIVGLPDASVKEAKERVRAAIINCGFEFPLGRITINLAPADVRKIGSLLDLPIALGILMESNQICRKNVDDYIIFGELSLFGELKGVKGTIPIIIEGVRKNINKFIFPYENLEETYYFKGGKYYPLRTLKEVISYITYEDMLPYDDSDEIKEKEDYDLLDYGHIIGQYSSKRALEIAAAGKHNIILYGEPGCGKTMLAKALISILPSLSQGELLEVAKIYSACGLINKESYVKRPFRAPHHTTTKLSLIGGGKEIKPGEITLAHNGVLFLDEILEFKKEALESLREPLEEKSVNITRLNGNYIMPADFLLIGAFNPVENNEDKDFNDNKYYFNSKINKYSNKFSSALLDRIDILNYVPRLDYDEIKKEKDSYDSKIMKENVLRAIKIQRQRFKNTTYKYNSDIKGKDIFEICRVNKKCAEILKHYYNTSNVSLRGYGKVIKIARTIADIDNEKDISEGHILEAFSYRKNINGEII; this is encoded by the coding sequence ATGGCAGTGAAAATAATAAGCGCAACTCATAATCAATTGGAAGGTTTCTTAATTAATGTTGAAGTAGATATATCTAAGGGACTACCAATATTCAATATAGTCGGGCTTCCAGATGCTTCGGTAAAGGAAGCAAAAGAAAGAGTTAGAGCAGCGATTATAAATTGTGGATTTGAATTCCCATTGGGTAGAATTACTATTAATCTGGCACCAGCAGATGTTAGAAAAATTGGATCTTTATTGGATTTACCTATTGCACTTGGAATTCTTATGGAATCTAACCAAATTTGTAGAAAAAACGTAGATGATTATATTATATTTGGAGAATTATCTTTATTTGGTGAATTAAAAGGTGTAAAGGGCACCATACCTATAATAATAGAGGGGGTTCGAAAGAATATTAATAAATTCATATTTCCTTATGAAAATTTGGAAGAGACCTATTATTTTAAAGGAGGAAAGTATTATCCTCTAAGAACTTTGAAAGAAGTAATTTCTTATATAACCTATGAAGATATGCTTCCTTATGACGATAGTGATGAAATAAAAGAAAAAGAAGATTATGATTTGTTAGATTATGGTCATATTATAGGGCAATACTCATCTAAGAGAGCATTAGAAATAGCAGCGGCTGGAAAACATAATATTATTCTTTATGGCGAGCCTGGATGTGGAAAGACAATGCTTGCAAAAGCATTGATATCAATTTTACCTTCATTATCCCAAGGGGAACTGTTGGAAGTTGCTAAGATTTATAGTGCATGTGGACTTATTAATAAAGAGTCTTATGTAAAAAGGCCATTTAGAGCACCACATCATACCACAACAAAATTATCATTAATTGGCGGTGGCAAAGAAATAAAGCCTGGAGAAATAACATTAGCACATAATGGAGTATTGTTTTTGGATGAAATCTTAGAATTTAAAAAGGAAGCATTAGAATCGCTTAGAGAGCCCCTTGAAGAAAAAAGTGTAAATATAACAAGGCTTAATGGCAATTATATAATGCCAGCTGACTTTTTGCTTATAGGAGCATTTAATCCTGTAGAAAATAACGAAGATAAAGATTTTAATGATAATAAATACTATTTTAATTCAAAAATAAATAAATATTCAAATAAGTTTTCAAGTGCATTACTAGATAGAATTGATATTCTAAATTATGTGCCGAGATTAGATTACGATGAAATAAAAAAAGAGAAAGATTCTTATGACTCGAAAATTATGAAAGAGAATGTTCTTAGAGCAATAAAGATTCAAAGACAAAGATTTAAAAATACAACTTATAAATACAATTCAGATATAAAAGGAAAGGATATTTTTGAAATTTGTAGAGTTAATAAGAAATGTGCAGAAATTTTAAAACATTATTATAATACGTCTAATGTATCATTAAGAGGGTATGGAAAAGTAATAAAAATCGCTAGAACTATAGCTGATATAGACAATGAAAAGGATATATCAGAAGGACATATTTTAGAAGCTTTTAGTTATAGAAAAAATATTAATGGAGAAATTATATAG
- the dprA gene encoding DNA-processing protein DprA, which translates to MNYELWLILLDISNFQKIKLINKYNTAENVYNNFEEILKENKIINKKLKNFQKEDLHYQVLNLKETLYKKSIGYITYDNPLYREKLSGILHPPYFLFYKGNIEVIKNKSIGIVGARKCSNYGLTVTKLLTKELITNNITLISGGARGVDSIAHKTALENNGYNICVLGCGIDIVYPAENKMLFSQIAEKGVVVSEFLLGTEPLRENFPRRNRIISGLSQGIVVTEASEKSGSLITARLANEQDKKVIAVPGSIFYEGARGANKLIRDGGAGACTDINDLRVFLDLEYIENPIKLTPEKSEILDLITDSPVHIDDIFKNASVDRGALYALLFEMQIKNEIICLPGNYYVKTI; encoded by the coding sequence ATGAATTATGAATTATGGTTAATACTTCTTGATATATCAAATTTTCAAAAAATAAAGTTAATAAATAAATATAACACAGCAGAAAATGTATATAATAATTTTGAAGAGATTTTAAAAGAAAATAAAATTATAAATAAAAAATTAAAAAATTTTCAGAAAGAAGATTTGCATTATCAAGTATTAAATTTAAAAGAGACATTGTATAAAAAAAGTATTGGATACATTACGTATGATAATCCTTTGTATAGAGAGAAATTGAGTGGGATTTTACATCCCCCATATTTTCTGTTTTATAAGGGGAATATAGAGGTTATAAAAAACAAATCTATAGGAATTGTAGGGGCAAGAAAATGCTCAAATTATGGACTAACTGTAACAAAACTCTTGACAAAGGAGCTTATTACTAATAATATAACGCTTATAAGCGGAGGTGCAAGAGGAGTAGATTCGATTGCACATAAAACTGCTTTGGAAAATAATGGATATAACATATGCGTGCTAGGATGTGGCATAGATATAGTATATCCAGCTGAAAATAAAATGTTGTTTTCTCAAATAGCGGAAAAAGGCGTGGTAGTTTCAGAATTTTTGCTTGGTACAGAACCATTAAGAGAAAATTTTCCTAGAAGGAATAGAATAATTAGTGGGTTGAGCCAAGGGATAGTAGTTACAGAAGCTTCTGAAAAAAGTGGATCATTAATAACGGCCAGACTGGCTAATGAGCAGGATAAGAAAGTTATTGCAGTACCAGGTTCTATATTTTATGAAGGAGCACGAGGTGCTAATAAATTAATTAGAGATGGTGGTGCAGGTGCCTGTACAGATATAAATGATTTACGAGTATTTCTTGATTTGGAATATATAGAAAATCCTATAAAGCTTACGCCAGAAAAGAGCGAAATTTTAGATTTAATTACAGATTCGCCAGTTCACATAGATGATATTTTTAAAAATGCATCTGTTGATAGAGGAGCTTTATATGCGTTGTTGTTTGAAATGCAGATAAAAAATGAGATTATTTGTTTACCTGGAAATTACTATGTGAAAACAATATAA
- the topA gene encoding type I DNA topoisomerase, which translates to MGQKLVIVESPAKAKTIGKYLGKNYIVEASMGHVRDLPKSTLGVDIENNYTPKYITIRGKGELIDKLRKAAKKADKVYLATDPDREGEAISWHLANILKISEDETCRIVFNEVTKNAVKASIKQARKIDLDLVDAQQARRILDRLVGYEISPILWRNVKWGLSAGRVQSAALKLICDREKEINEFIPKEYWSIDCTLKKEKKKFPVRLSTYKGKKIEIENEETSNTIVEELKRGKFIVKAIKKGKKSRNPLPPFTTSTLQQDANRKLNFMTKRTMSIAQGLYEGVEIKGYGTVGLITYMRTDSVRISEEAQEGAKKFIGDTYGKEYLPGSARIYKGKKNIQDAHEAIRPTYVEITPQMAKENLTAEQYKLYSLIWNRFVASQMASCELNTNSIDIENGDYKFKASGSVIAFDGFMKIYEYSNEDDENSVILPELKEDEELKLDSLQGTQHFTQPAPRYTEASFVKLLEEKGIGRPSTYVPTISTLLGRNYVVREKKNLIPTELGEIVNNIVSEYFKQIVDVDFTADMEKKLDDVEEGNENWTRIVEEFFNPLKIAIEKAEKEISKVVIEDKVSDVKCEKCGRMMVIKRGRYGEFLACPGYPECKNAKPIVEELDVPCPECGKPIVAKKSKKGKKFFGCTGYPECKFVSWYEPVKEKCPKCNSYMVLKYSKAKGKYIQCSNSECNYKEEVKKDETEENEK; encoded by the coding sequence ATGGGTCAAAAACTTGTAATTGTTGAGTCGCCAGCAAAAGCAAAAACAATCGGAAAGTATTTAGGAAAGAATTATATTGTAGAGGCGTCTATGGGACACGTAAGAGACTTACCAAAAAGTACATTAGGTGTTGATATAGAAAATAATTATACTCCTAAATATATAACAATCAGAGGTAAAGGTGAATTAATAGATAAATTGAGAAAAGCTGCTAAAAAAGCAGATAAAGTTTATTTAGCTACCGACCCTGATAGAGAGGGAGAAGCTATATCATGGCATTTAGCAAATATTTTAAAAATATCAGAAGATGAAACTTGCAGAATTGTATTTAATGAAGTTACAAAAAATGCTGTTAAAGCATCAATAAAACAGGCAAGAAAAATAGACTTAGACCTAGTGGATGCACAGCAGGCAAGAAGAATATTAGATAGATTAGTTGGTTATGAGATAAGCCCAATTTTATGGAGAAATGTAAAATGGGGACTTAGTGCTGGTAGAGTACAATCAGCAGCTTTAAAATTAATATGTGATAGAGAAAAGGAAATAAATGAATTTATTCCTAAGGAATATTGGTCTATAGATTGTACGCTTAAAAAGGAAAAGAAAAAGTTTCCAGTTAGATTATCAACCTATAAGGGAAAAAAGATAGAAATCGAAAATGAAGAGACCTCAAATACTATTGTAGAAGAGCTAAAAAGAGGAAAGTTCATTGTTAAAGCTATAAAAAAAGGGAAGAAAAGCAGAAATCCACTTCCACCATTCACTACGAGTACCCTTCAACAGGATGCAAATAGGAAATTAAATTTCATGACTAAAAGAACAATGTCAATAGCACAAGGTCTTTATGAAGGCGTGGAGATAAAAGGTTATGGAACAGTAGGTTTAATAACTTATATGAGAACTGATTCTGTAAGAATTTCTGAAGAAGCACAAGAAGGTGCTAAAAAGTTTATAGGAGATACTTATGGAAAAGAATATTTGCCAGGTTCAGCAAGAATATATAAAGGAAAGAAGAATATTCAAGATGCCCACGAGGCTATAAGACCTACGTATGTGGAAATTACACCGCAGATGGCAAAAGAGAATTTAACTGCAGAGCAATATAAATTATATTCGTTAATATGGAATAGATTTGTAGCAAGCCAAATGGCGTCTTGTGAATTGAATACAAATTCCATAGATATAGAAAATGGAGATTATAAATTCAAGGCATCAGGATCAGTAATTGCATTTGATGGTTTTATGAAGATATATGAATATTCGAATGAAGATGATGAAAATTCTGTAATATTACCAGAATTAAAGGAAGATGAAGAACTTAAATTAGATTCTCTTCAAGGAACTCAACATTTTACACAGCCAGCTCCAAGATATACAGAAGCATCTTTTGTTAAGTTACTAGAAGAAAAAGGCATAGGCAGACCTAGTACTTATGTACCAACTATTTCGACATTACTCGGAAGAAACTATGTAGTTCGTGAAAAGAAAAATTTAATTCCTACAGAGCTTGGCGAAATTGTAAATAATATAGTGAGCGAATATTTCAAGCAGATTGTTGATGTTGATTTTACAGCAGATATGGAAAAGAAACTCGATGATGTTGAAGAAGGAAATGAAAATTGGACACGAATTGTAGAAGAATTCTTTAATCCATTAAAGATTGCAATTGAAAAAGCCGAAAAAGAAATATCAAAGGTTGTAATCGAAGACAAAGTTAGTGATGTGAAATGCGAGAAATGTGGCCGTATGATGGTCATCAAAAGAGGAAGATATGGTGAATTTTTGGCATGCCCTGGGTATCCGGAGTGTAAAAATGCTAAGCCAATAGTTGAAGAGTTAGATGTACCATGCCCAGAATGTGGAAAGCCTATTGTAGCTAAAAAGAGTAAAAAAGGAAAGAAATTCTTTGGGTGCACAGGCTATCCGGAATGTAAATTTGTAAGTTGGTATGAACCAGTAAAAGAAAAATGTCCAAAATGTAATTCGTATATGGTGTTAAAGTATTCAAAGGCCAAAGGAAAGTATATACAATGTTCTAATAGTGAATGTAATTATAAAGAAGAAGTGAAAAAGGATGAAACAGAAGAAAATGAAAAGTAG
- the codY gene encoding GTP-sensing pleiotropic transcriptional regulator CodY — MSSLLNKTRMLNKILQKSGTEPVAFQDICKLLSEVLECNVYIISKKGKVLGYAFGKDFECDAMKKKVIEDKRFPEDYNKTLLEADETLANLPNEGRCVFQEIGKCKKVDKLSTIIPIIGSRERTGTLILARFGNPFTDDDLVLVEYSATIVGMEMLRAMQDEIADEARKKAVVQLAIGTLSYSELEAVEHIFDELNGNEGLLVASKIADKVGITRSVIVNALRKFESAGVIESRSLGMKGTYIRILNEKLIEELKKIK, encoded by the coding sequence ATGTCATCATTATTAAATAAAACTAGAATGTTAAATAAAATTCTACAGAAATCTGGTACGGAACCTGTAGCCTTTCAAGATATATGTAAGCTTTTGAGTGAAGTTCTTGAGTGTAATGTATACATAATAAGTAAAAAAGGAAAAGTACTCGGATATGCTTTTGGTAAAGATTTTGAATGTGATGCTATGAAGAAAAAGGTAATAGAAGATAAGAGATTTCCAGAAGATTATAATAAAACTTTACTTGAGGCGGATGAAACGTTAGCTAACCTTCCTAATGAAGGTAGATGTGTATTTCAGGAAATTGGAAAATGCAAAAAGGTTGATAAACTATCAACAATAATACCTATTATAGGAAGCAGAGAGAGAACGGGAACATTAATATTAGCTAGATTTGGAAACCCATTTACTGATGATGATTTAGTATTAGTAGAATATAGTGCAACAATTGTAGGAATGGAAATGCTTAGAGCTATGCAGGATGAAATTGCAGATGAAGCGAGAAAAAAAGCAGTTGTTCAGTTAGCTATAGGAACTCTTTCATATTCTGAGCTAGAAGCTGTTGAACATATTTTTGACGAGTTAAATGGAAATGAAGGATTATTAGTAGCTTCAAAGATAGCAGATAAGGTAGGTATAACTAGAAGTGTTATCGTGAACGCGCTGAGAAAATTCGAAAGTGCTGGAGTAATCGAATCAAGATCCCTTGGTATGAAGGGAACTTATATTAGAATACTAAATGAGAAGCTAATAGAAGAATTAAAGAAAATTAAATAA
- the rpsB gene encoding 30S ribosomal protein S2, which yields MSVISMKQLLEAGVHFGHQTRRWNPKMAPYIFTERNGIYIIDLQKTVKKAEEAYNFIKEVSEEGKDILFVGTKKQAQEAIEEEAIRSNMHFVNNRWLGGMLTNFSTIRGRIRKLEQIEKMQEDGTFDVLPKKEVIKLKGELEKLQKNLGGIRNLDASNVGAMFIVDPRKEKNAILEAKILGIPVVAIVDTNCDPEEVDYVIPGNDDAIRAVKLITAKMADAIIEGRQGEQLAAE from the coding sequence ATGTCAGTAATATCAATGAAACAATTATTAGAAGCAGGTGTACATTTCGGACACCAAACAAGAAGATGGAATCCTAAAATGGCTCCATATATCTTCACAGAAAGAAACGGAATCTATATCATAGATCTTCAAAAAACAGTTAAAAAAGCTGAAGAAGCTTATAACTTCATTAAAGAAGTATCAGAAGAAGGAAAAGATATATTATTCGTTGGAACTAAGAAACAAGCTCAAGAAGCTATTGAAGAAGAAGCAATAAGAAGTAATATGCATTTCGTAAATAACAGATGGTTAGGTGGAATGTTGACAAACTTCTCAACTATTAGAGGTAGAATAAGAAAATTAGAACAAATCGAAAAAATGCAAGAAGATGGAACTTTTGATGTTCTTCCTAAGAAAGAAGTTATAAAACTTAAAGGAGAATTAGAAAAGCTTCAAAAAAATCTTGGTGGTATCAGAAACTTAGATGCTTCAAATGTAGGAGCAATGTTTATTGTTGATCCAAGAAAAGAAAAAAATGCTATATTAGAAGCTAAAATTTTAGGAATTCCAGTAGTAGCTATCGTAGACACTAACTGTGATCCAGAAGAAGTAGATTATGTAATCCCAGGTAATGATGATGCTATCAGAGCTGTTAAATTAATAACTGCTAAAATGGCTGATGCTATTATAGAAGGAAGACAAGGTGAACAATTAGCAGCTGAATAA
- the tsf gene encoding translation elongation factor Ts — MANISAQLVKELREMTGAKMMDCKKALVETEGSIEKAVEFLREKGLADAAKKSGRVAAEGIVKTYISSDKKTGAVLEFNCETDFVALNEEFVGFADKLAKMVAETSVTTVEELLNEKFEGDATVTESLKALIAKLGENMSVRRFTKFAIDNGIVSSYIHGGGRIGVLVELSCDKASDVLDEVAKEVCMQIAAANPLFLGKDDVDTTSMEKEKEIYRVQALNEGKPEKIVEKMVVGRIQKYFKEVCLLEQLWVKDSDKTITKFLEEKSKEVGSPIKVTRFVRYERGEGIEVEKVDFAEEVARQIGK, encoded by the coding sequence ATGGCAAATATATCTGCACAATTAGTTAAAGAACTAAGAGAAATGACTGGAGCAAAAATGATGGATTGTAAAAAGGCTCTAGTTGAAACAGAAGGTAGTATTGAAAAGGCAGTAGAATTTTTAAGAGAAAAAGGACTTGCGGATGCGGCTAAAAAATCAGGTAGAGTTGCTGCTGAAGGTATAGTTAAGACATATATTTCAAGTGATAAGAAAACTGGAGCAGTTCTTGAATTCAACTGTGAAACAGATTTCGTTGCATTAAATGAAGAATTTGTTGGTTTTGCTGACAAATTAGCTAAAATGGTAGCTGAAACTTCTGTTACAACAGTAGAAGAACTTCTTAATGAAAAGTTTGAAGGAGATGCTACTGTTACAGAAAGCTTAAAAGCTTTAATAGCAAAACTTGGTGAAAACATGTCAGTAAGAAGATTTACTAAATTCGCTATTGATAATGGAATAGTTAGCAGCTATATTCATGGTGGCGGAAGAATCGGAGTTTTAGTAGAACTTTCTTGTGATAAAGCTTCTGACGTTTTAGATGAAGTTGCTAAAGAAGTTTGTATGCAAATTGCTGCAGCAAACCCATTATTCTTAGGAAAAGATGATGTAGATACAACATCTATGGAAAAAGAAAAAGAAATTTACAGAGTTCAAGCTTTAAATGAAGGAAAGCCAGAAAAAATAGTTGAAAAAATGGTTGTTGGAAGAATTCAAAAGTATTTCAAAGAAGTTTGTCTTTTAGAACAACTTTGGGTTAAGGATAGCGATAAAACAATCACTAAATTCTTAGAAGAAAAATCTAAAGAGGTTGGTTCTCCAATTAAAGTAACTAGATTCGTAAGATACGAAAGAGGAGAAGGAATCGAAGTTGAAAAGGTAGATTTTGCTGAAGAAGTTGCAAGACAAATCGGTAAATAG
- the pyrH gene encoding UMP kinase codes for MADCKYKRVILKLSGEALAGVNGFGLDFNVAKRIALEIKELVDMGVEVGTVVGGGNIWRGRSGEGMDRTTADYMGMMATCINALALQDSLEQVGVKTRVQTAIEMKEIAEPFIRRRAMRHLEKGRVVIFAAGTGNPYFSTDTTAALRAAEIEADVILLAKKVDGVYDKDPHKYSDAKKYDTLSYIEVLEQGLQVMDSTATSLCMDNEIPILVFGLDEPGNIKKAIYGENIGTLVATQPRK; via the coding sequence ATGGCAGATTGTAAATACAAGAGAGTGATTTTAAAGCTTTCGGGAGAAGCATTAGCAGGAGTTAATGGATTTGGACTTGATTTTAATGTAGCGAAAAGAATAGCCCTAGAAATTAAGGAATTAGTTGATATGGGTGTTGAAGTGGGAACAGTAGTAGGTGGCGGAAACATCTGGAGAGGCAGAAGTGGAGAAGGCATGGATAGAACTACTGCGGATTATATGGGAATGATGGCAACTTGTATAAATGCTTTAGCACTTCAAGATTCTTTAGAACAAGTGGGAGTTAAAACAAGAGTACAAACTGCTATAGAGATGAAGGAAATTGCGGAACCATTCATAAGAAGAAGAGCAATGAGGCATTTGGAAAAAGGAAGAGTTGTTATTTTTGCAGCTGGTACAGGAAATCCATATTTCTCAACAGATACAACTGCAGCCCTTAGAGCTGCTGAAATTGAAGCAGATGTGATTCTTTTGGCTAAGAAGGTTGATGGGGTTTATGATAAAGATCCTCATAAGTATTCAGATGCAAAAAAATATGATACACTATCATATATAGAGGTATTAGAGCAAGGATTACAAGTAATGGACTCTACAGCGACTTCGTTATGCATGGATAATGAAATTCCAATCCTTGTATTTGGATTAGATGAACCAGGAAATATTAAGAAGGCTATATATGGAGAAAATATAGGTACATTAGTTGCGACACAACCAAGAAAATAA
- the frr gene encoding ribosome recycling factor — MIKDIIQNAEEKMKKTISVLKSDLSTMKAGRANPTMLDRIQVEYYGSMCPLSQVANVSAPEPRVLMITPWERPILKDIEKAILKSDLGLNPSSDGSIIRLVIPELTEETRKNLVKNVKKTGEEAKVAVRSIRKNANDKIKALKKDADLSEDQIKKAEDDVQKKTDAVVKEIDAIIAAKEKEVLSV; from the coding sequence ATGATTAAGGATATTATTCAAAATGCAGAAGAAAAAATGAAAAAAACAATATCTGTATTAAAATCAGATTTATCAACAATGAAAGCTGGAAGAGCAAACCCAACAATGCTTGACAGAATTCAAGTCGAGTATTATGGAAGCATGTGCCCACTTAGCCAAGTGGCAAATGTTTCAGCTCCAGAGCCAAGAGTACTTATGATAACACCATGGGAAAGACCCATATTAAAAGATATAGAAAAAGCTATTTTAAAATCAGATTTAGGATTAAATCCTTCAAGTGATGGTTCTATTATCAGATTAGTGATACCAGAATTAACAGAAGAAACTAGAAAGAATCTTGTTAAAAATGTAAAGAAAACAGGGGAAGAAGCTAAGGTAGCCGTAAGATCGATTAGAAAAAATGCTAATGATAAAATAAAAGCATTAAAGAAAGATGCTGATTTATCAGAAGATCAAATAAAAAAAGCTGAAGATGATGTTCAAAAGAAGACTGATGCAGTTGTGAAAGAAATAGATGCTATAATTGCTGCAAAGGAAAAAGAGGTCTTATCAGTTTAA
- a CDS encoding isoprenyl transferase: protein MLNIFKSKKEENKEFELDMNNIPNHIAIIMDGNGRWAKSQNLPRSMGHKAGMESIRRILKEATRLGVKNLTLYAFSTENWARPKDEVGAIMKLLVTYLNKELRECHENGVKMNLLGDMSKLPEECQKALENAIETTKNNTKINLNFALNYGGRDEIVRAIKLISSEVKSNKINEEDINEKLVEEYLYTKGIPDPDIIIRPSGEQRLSNFLLWQCAYSEFWYANINWPDFKEKDLQRAIADYQNRDRRFGKVK, encoded by the coding sequence ATGTTAAATATATTTAAATCAAAAAAAGAAGAAAATAAAGAATTTGAGCTTGATATGAATAACATACCTAATCATATTGCAATAATAATGGATGGGAATGGACGATGGGCTAAAAGTCAAAATTTACCAAGAAGTATGGGACACAAAGCTGGAATGGAAAGTATTAGAAGGATATTGAAAGAGGCCACAAGACTTGGAGTTAAAAATTTAACTTTATATGCTTTCTCAACTGAAAATTGGGCTAGGCCTAAAGATGAAGTTGGAGCAATAATGAAGCTTTTAGTTACTTATTTAAATAAGGAATTGAGAGAATGTCATGAAAATGGTGTTAAAATGAATCTTTTGGGAGATATGTCAAAATTACCTGAAGAATGTCAAAAAGCATTAGAAAACGCTATAGAGACTACTAAGAACAATACAAAAATAAATTTGAATTTTGCTTTAAATTATGGTGGAAGAGATGAGATTGTTAGAGCAATAAAACTGATTAGTTCAGAAGTGAAAAGTAATAAAATAAATGAAGAGGACATTAATGAGAAATTGGTGGAAGAATATTTATATACAAAAGGTATACCGGATCCAGATATAATTATCAGACCATCTGGTGAGCAAAGGCTTAGTAATTTCTTATTATGGCAATGTGCTTATTCAGAATTTTGGTATGCAAATATAAATTGGCCAGATTTTAAGGAAAAGGATTTACAAAGAGCTATAGCGGATTATCAAAATAGGGATAGGCGCTTTGGAAAAGTAAAATAG
- a CDS encoding phosphatidate cytidylyltransferase: protein MKSDNRYLGAAMIAPFIIFVFLGGIYLKGFVFAISIMALWEFYNALKEKNLKPIKSIGYILLIIYYLLNNNFEYMMYIIVIATFILLILPVINLEYTFVDVSLTVLGFIYCGILFSFVYLINAKNKGEFLVWIIFIGSWLSDTAAYYCGKNFGKHKLSPKVSPKKTIEGSLGGLIGATVFTGVFGIVIQHYTNIMPIYNYFLIGALCGLFGQLGDLVASSIKRYVGIKDYSNLIPGHGGILDRFDSIIFSATVVFYYLTFIIKI, encoded by the coding sequence TTGAAGTCTGATAATAGATATCTAGGTGCAGCTATGATTGCTCCGTTTATCATATTTGTTTTTCTTGGAGGAATTTATCTTAAAGGGTTTGTTTTTGCAATATCTATAATGGCACTATGGGAATTTTACAATGCATTAAAAGAGAAAAATTTAAAACCAATAAAGAGTATAGGGTATATTTTATTAATAATATATTATCTTTTGAATAATAATTTTGAATATATGATGTATATTATTGTTATTGCAACATTTATATTGTTAATACTTCCGGTTATAAATCTGGAGTATACATTTGTAGATGTTTCGCTTACGGTGCTTGGATTTATATACTGTGGGATTTTATTTAGTTTTGTATACTTAATTAATGCAAAAAACAAAGGAGAATTTTTAGTTTGGATCATATTTATTGGTTCATGGCTTTCAGATACAGCGGCATATTATTGTGGCAAAAACTTTGGAAAGCATAAATTATCGCCTAAAGTTTCACCTAAGAAAACAATAGAAGGTTCACTTGGTGGTCTTATAGGTGCAACTGTTTTTACAGGAGTTTTTGGAATAGTAATACAGCATTATACTAATATTATGCCAATATATAATTATTTCTTGATAGGTGCGCTATGTGGCTTGTTTGGACAATTGGGGGATTTGGTTGCATCTTCAATAAAGAGATATGTAGGAATAAAAGATTATAGTAACTTAATTCCGGGTCATGGGGGAATATTGGACAGATTTGACAGTATAATATTTTCGGCAACTGTAGTTTTTTATTATTTAACATTTATAATAAAAATTTAA